In Massilia sp. METH4, the genomic window AGGCGTTCCACGCGCCGTGACGCCAGCACCACCTGCGCGCCGGCGCTGGCCAGCACTTTCGCGAACCGCGCCCCCAGGCCGCTGGAAGCGCCCGTCACGAGCGCGATCTTGCCTTCAAAATTGACTTCGATACCCACGTCTTCCTCCTCCCAAGAGTGCGCCGCCCGGTGCGGCAGCGTTTGTGCTGTGCGAGTGGTGCCTATCTTACACAATCGGGCAAATTAGACGGGAACATCTACTACAATGCCGTTGCATTTGGGGCGGAAAAAGAGCACACTCGTGCTAATTTTTCCCGAATTCACACACCTATAAAAATCTTATGACGAATCTCGTTGAACAGTACGGCCCACGCGAAGCGATGGAGTATGACGTGGTGATCGTCGGCGGTGGCCCGGCCGGGCTGTCCGCCGCGATCCGCATCAAGCAGCTCGCGCAGGAAAAGAACCAGGAAATCTCGGTGGTGGTGCTGGAAAAAGGCGGCGAGCTGGGTGCGCATATCCTGTCCGGTGCCGTGATGGACCCGCGCGCGCTGAACGAGCTGATTCCCGACTGGAAGGAAAAAGGCGCGCCGCTGAACACGCCCGTGAGCGAAGACCGGGTGCTGTTCCTGACTGAAACGAAAGCGTACAAGACGCCGAACTTCATGGTGCCGAAGTGCCTGGAAAACCATGGCAACTACGTGATTTCGCTGGGCAACGTGGTGCGCTGGCTGGGCCAGCAGGCGGAAAGCCTGGGTGTGGAGATCTTCCCCGGCTTCCCGGCCGCCGAGATCCTGTACAACGAGGATGGCTCCGTGAAAGGTGTCGCCACCGGCAATATGGGTGTCAAGCGCGACGGCGAACCGGGCCCCGATTTCCAGCTCGGCATGGAGCTGCACGGCAAATACACGCTGTTCGCCGAAGGCTCGCGCGGCCACCTGGGCAAGCAGCTGATGGCCAAGTACGACCTGAACAAGGGCAAGGACCCGCAAGCCTACGGCATCGGCATCAAGGAACTGTGGGAAATCGATCCGGCCAAGCACCAGCCCGGCCTGGTGATCCACACGTCCGGCTGGCCGCTGGCGCACGACGTGTATGGCGGCTCGTTCCTGTATCACCTGGAAAACAACCAGGTCGCCGTCGGCTACGTGGTCGGCCTGAACTACCACAACCCATATATTTCGCCGTACGAGGAGTTCCAGCGCTACAAGACGCACCCGGCGATCCGCGGCTACTTCGAAGGCGGCAAGCGCATCTCGTATGGCGCGCGCGCGATCACGTCGGGTGGCCTGCAATCGCTGCCGAAGCTGGTGTTCCCGGGCGGTTGCCTGATCGGTTGCGACGCCGGCTTCCTGAACATGAGCCGCATCAAGGGCAGCCACGCCGCCATCAAGTCCGGCATGCTGGCCGCCGAGGCGCTCGTCGATGCGCTGGGCGCCAGCCGCCAGCACGATGAACTGTCGGCCTACCCGACCGCCTTCGAGCAGTCCTGGCTGCATGAGGAACTGCACGTCGCGCGCAATGTGAAGCAATACCTGAACAAGGGCCTCGTGTTCGGCACGATCATGACGGGCATCGACCAGATCGTCTTCCGCGGCAAGGCACCCTGGACCCTGCGCCACAACGAGCCGGATCACGCCTGCCTGAAGCCGGCGGCCAATTACCAGCCGATCGTGTACCCGAAGCCGGACGGCAAGCTCACCTTCGACAAGCTGTCCTCCGTGTTCATCTCGAACACGAACCACGCCGAAGACCAGCCGATCCACCTGACCTTGAAGAACCCGTCGGTGCCGGTCGATGTCAACCTGTCCAAGTACGCGGGCCCGGAACAGCGCTACTGCCCGGCCGGCGTGTACGAATACGTGAAGACCGACGAAGGCACGGATCGCCTGCAGATCAACGCGCAGAACTGCGTGCACTGCAAGACCTGCGACATCAAGGATCCCACGCAGAACATCGTGTGGGTGACGCCAGAGGGTGGCGGCGGGCCGAACTACCCGAACATGTAGGTTCGGGAGCGCAAGCATGCCGGGCGCGGGCATGCGAACGCCAGGGGTATGATGGGGTATTCCCGCTCTGTTCGACGGTTCGGAGCGGAAATTGCCGCCGTACAATGCGGCATAGCCACTCGACCCGTAGCGAATGAAGAATACCAGCGACCTTGCAGCATCCAGCGGCGATGGAGCGCCCTCCTCGTCGCCCTCCCTCGCCCCCTCCCTCGCACTGGAGCAGGCGGCGGCCGCGCTGGCCCGTGGCGACCATGTCACCGCCCTGTCACTGCTGCGTCCGCTGGCCGACCTTCAAGCGCCATCGGCCGCGCTGTC contains:
- a CDS encoding electron transfer flavoprotein-ubiquinone oxidoreductase, coding for MTNLVEQYGPREAMEYDVVIVGGGPAGLSAAIRIKQLAQEKNQEISVVVLEKGGELGAHILSGAVMDPRALNELIPDWKEKGAPLNTPVSEDRVLFLTETKAYKTPNFMVPKCLENHGNYVISLGNVVRWLGQQAESLGVEIFPGFPAAEILYNEDGSVKGVATGNMGVKRDGEPGPDFQLGMELHGKYTLFAEGSRGHLGKQLMAKYDLNKGKDPQAYGIGIKELWEIDPAKHQPGLVIHTSGWPLAHDVYGGSFLYHLENNQVAVGYVVGLNYHNPYISPYEEFQRYKTHPAIRGYFEGGKRISYGARAITSGGLQSLPKLVFPGGCLIGCDAGFLNMSRIKGSHAAIKSGMLAAEALVDALGASRQHDELSAYPTAFEQSWLHEELHVARNVKQYLNKGLVFGTIMTGIDQIVFRGKAPWTLRHNEPDHACLKPAANYQPIVYPKPDGKLTFDKLSSVFISNTNHAEDQPIHLTLKNPSVPVDVNLSKYAGPEQRYCPAGVYEYVKTDEGTDRLQINAQNCVHCKTCDIKDPTQNIVWVTPEGGGGPNYPNM